A section of the Spirosoma oryzicola genome encodes:
- the traK gene encoding conjugative transposon protein TraK gives MNGQFRYLTNLETSFKMVRWMAIIAVVGSLSFALGVAYWAFAEVSASRQKVYVLDNGKSVMVALAQEQNINRPAEAKDHIKTFHRLFFTLEPDEKQVEGNIREATYLGDRSVVRLYQDLQEAGYYGQLIQGNVHQKVEIDKVEVNFSQSPYRVVTSGRQLLIRANNITIRKLVTECYLIDVARTDNNPHGFMIERFKVVQNQDIETVQRSNQTTNL, from the coding sequence ATGAACGGACAATTTCGTTACCTGACCAATTTAGAAACATCCTTCAAAATGGTGCGCTGGATGGCCATCATTGCAGTAGTTGGAAGCCTCTCGTTCGCGCTGGGTGTAGCCTACTGGGCTTTCGCCGAGGTGTCGGCCAGCCGCCAAAAAGTGTACGTACTCGACAATGGAAAGTCCGTTATGGTAGCCCTCGCTCAGGAGCAGAATATCAACCGGCCAGCTGAAGCAAAAGACCACATCAAGACATTTCATCGACTCTTTTTCACGCTTGAGCCCGACGAGAAACAGGTAGAAGGTAATATCCGAGAGGCTACGTACCTGGGCGATCGCTCAGTCGTCAGGTTATATCAGGACCTGCAGGAAGCGGGATATTATGGACAGTTGATTCAGGGTAACGTACACCAGAAGGTAGAGATTGATAAAGTCGAGGTCAATTTCAGTCAATCGCCCTATCGTGTAGTGACCAGCGGACGGCAGCTGCTGATCCGGGCGAACAATATCACCATCCGAAAATTAGTGACGGAGTGCTACCTCATTGATGTGGCCAGGACGGACAATAATCCGCATGGCTTCATGATTGAGCGGTTCAAGGTGGTCCAGAATCAGGACATTGAAACGGTTCAGCGATCCAACCAGACTACAAATCTATGA
- the traM gene encoding conjugative transposon protein TraM codes for MYLIIQKPNVKLMNLTDPTQPENHIDNPLPEDTPDATEAPTARKSFQDVLKDKRFWMTAPVLLLALGSTGYFLIVGSEGKQKPLINNVNATIPNAQTDSVPKSKLELQAAEQRQGLNSQTTVNGMQTGVVAALPEALPSTGLPTTLDPYVYKQKRMPDAIDPEFAAMDSLYNPSPPSRQNRVGGRPRSTNRIRPVSTGYPETGLPEEFDEEALPRRDMQKQVEDRQRLLALLTEYKRDKEAKAAIAREGERPRKAESGAVVSTLGETTNRRLNGFYGLYTQDQKGGQESALMEDLGTIRAVIHQDQQITDGGRVQLRLLEPVTVRGTLIPANTLVFGTGSFGTERVGITLSNLQYEGHIFPIKLTVHDMDGMPGVFVPNVLAAQEGKQLLGQTISGANYNLNGTSASSAKAAATMAGISAAQSGLSGARSILQRKIVQQKATLKGNYYVLLK; via the coding sequence ATGTATCTAATCATTCAGAAACCCAACGTGAAACTCATGAACCTTACCGATCCGACTCAACCAGAAAATCACATCGATAATCCTTTACCTGAGGATACGCCTGATGCGACAGAAGCACCAACGGCTCGCAAATCGTTTCAGGACGTTTTAAAAGACAAACGGTTTTGGATGACAGCACCCGTGTTGTTACTCGCGTTGGGCTCAACCGGGTACTTCCTAATTGTAGGGTCCGAGGGGAAACAAAAGCCCTTAATTAATAATGTGAACGCAACGATTCCTAACGCCCAAACCGACAGCGTACCTAAGTCTAAGTTGGAGTTACAGGCAGCGGAACAGCGACAAGGCTTAAACAGTCAGACTACCGTCAACGGTATGCAAACAGGTGTTGTAGCTGCACTGCCTGAAGCATTGCCCTCAACGGGTTTGCCGACTACCCTTGACCCCTACGTATACAAGCAAAAACGGATGCCCGATGCAATCGATCCGGAATTTGCCGCGATGGACTCGTTGTATAACCCTTCGCCCCCTTCACGGCAAAACAGGGTAGGAGGTAGGCCCCGTTCAACAAATCGGATTCGGCCGGTATCTACAGGCTACCCAGAAACAGGACTCCCAGAAGAATTTGACGAGGAGGCATTGCCCAGACGGGATATGCAGAAACAAGTAGAAGATAGACAGCGACTACTGGCATTATTGACAGAGTACAAGCGGGACAAAGAAGCCAAGGCGGCTATTGCCCGCGAAGGGGAGCGGCCGCGTAAGGCAGAATCAGGAGCTGTCGTCTCTACGTTGGGGGAAACCACCAATCGACGATTGAATGGTTTCTATGGGCTATACACACAGGACCAGAAAGGGGGTCAGGAATCAGCTTTAATGGAAGATCTGGGCACCATCCGGGCAGTCATTCATCAAGATCAGCAAATTACTGATGGAGGACGGGTACAGCTTCGCCTACTGGAGCCAGTGACTGTACGTGGTACTCTCATTCCGGCCAATACACTGGTTTTCGGTACTGGCAGTTTTGGAACGGAACGCGTGGGTATCACGCTGAGTAATCTTCAGTACGAAGGACACATATTTCCAATCAAACTCACAGTGCATGATATGGACGGTATGCCTGGCGTGTTCGTACCGAACGTACTGGCTGCCCAGGAAGGAAAGCAACTTCTGGGACAGACGATTAGCGGGGCTAACTACAATCTGAATGGTACCTCAGCCAGTAGTGCCAAAGCAGCCGCAACAATGGCCGGCATATCAGCTGCGCAGTCAGGCCTGTCTGGTGCTCGAAGCATTCTTCAACGAAAGATTGTCCAACAGAAGGCAACGCTGAAAGGAAACTATTATGTACTGCTCAAATGA